A region from the Rubrivirga sp. SAORIC476 genome encodes:
- a CDS encoding pyridoxal phosphate-dependent aminotransferase — translation METPTIDTSARLAGRLSERIRSVPPSGIRRFFEIAATMDDVISLGIGEPDFVSPQPIIDAAKASLDAGMTGYTANLGLADLRVAIAGEMDRLYGLSYEPKNEIIATIGASEAMMIAMLAVVDPGDEILIPEPCFVSYGPTAEFCGGKVVWVPTRAENDFQVTAEDIRSRITDKTKMLFLGYPNNPTGAVLRRDTLEAIAEVVVEHDLFVLSDEIYDRLVYGEAHDRGHVSVPTLPGLYERTILLGGFSKGYAMTGWRIGYACAPKPIMDQMYKAHQYVVMSAPTMSQVGALAGIREAQDDVETMRQAYDARRRVIVDGLNAAGLPTFEPEGAFYAFPDITSTGLSSEDFAQRLLQEEHVACVPGSAFGPSGEGYLRCSYATSLDKVKEAVRRITRFADRVRAEG, via the coding sequence ATGGAGACCCCCACCATCGACACGTCCGCCCGCCTCGCAGGCCGTCTTTCCGAGCGCATCCGCAGCGTTCCGCCGTCCGGCATCCGGCGCTTCTTCGAGATCGCCGCCACCATGGACGACGTGATCTCGCTCGGCATCGGCGAGCCCGACTTCGTCTCGCCGCAGCCCATCATCGACGCGGCCAAGGCGTCGCTCGACGCGGGCATGACCGGCTACACCGCCAACCTCGGCCTGGCCGACCTCCGGGTCGCCATCGCGGGCGAGATGGACCGCCTCTACGGGCTGAGCTACGAGCCCAAGAACGAGATCATCGCCACCATCGGCGCCTCCGAGGCCATGATGATCGCGATGCTGGCCGTGGTCGACCCCGGCGACGAGATCCTGATCCCGGAGCCCTGCTTCGTGAGCTACGGCCCGACGGCCGAGTTCTGCGGCGGCAAGGTGGTGTGGGTGCCGACGCGCGCCGAGAACGACTTCCAGGTCACCGCCGAGGACATCCGCTCCCGGATCACGGACAAGACGAAGATGCTCTTCCTCGGGTACCCCAACAACCCGACGGGCGCCGTCCTCCGCCGCGACACCCTCGAGGCGATCGCCGAGGTGGTGGTGGAGCACGACCTGTTCGTGCTGTCGGACGAGATCTACGACCGCCTGGTCTACGGCGAGGCCCACGACCGCGGCCACGTCTCGGTGCCCACGCTGCCGGGCCTTTACGAGCGGACGATCCTGCTCGGCGGGTTCTCGAAGGGCTACGCTATGACGGGCTGGCGCATCGGCTACGCGTGCGCCCCAAAGCCGATCATGGACCAGATGTACAAGGCCCACCAGTACGTCGTGATGTCGGCCCCGACGATGTCGCAGGTGGGCGCGCTGGCGGGCATCCGCGAGGCGCAGGACGACGTCGAGACCATGCGGCAGGCCTACGACGCGCGCCGCCGCGTCATCGTGGACGGTCTGAACGCGGCCGGACTGCCGACCTTCGAGCCGGAGGGCGCCTTCTACGCGTTCCCCGACATCACGTCGACGGGCCTGTCGTCGGAGGACTTCGCACAGCGGCTGCTCCAGGAGGAGCACGTCGCCTGCGTGCCGGGCTCGGCGTTCGGGCCCAGCGGCGAGGGCTACCTCCGGTGCTCGTACGCAACGTCGCTCGACAAGGTGAAGGAGGCCGTCCGCCGGATCACGCGATTCGCGGACCGGGTGCGGGCGGAGGGGTAG
- a CDS encoding lysylphosphatidylglycerol synthase transmembrane domain-containing protein, with protein MTVTLPSTRRLLWAAAWLIPLGVLLNVGVTLLTTDFRYLREVGSVSPLAVGATVALALLPWATQSLRIGIWTHFVGHPVGFRSGLRVAAGGVLGSAVTPTAVGGGTIRWALATRYGLPPGKAASLLAVEAVEDLLFFAVALPAALLLSQADEASAIRRLATSPAQALDDPVWVGLGVTAAGLLLVGTAARLAVRGQFGATWRRRTVRGAARLRASLRSVTTDIRYVLGLVARHGKRRFALSLSLTAVQWIARYSLATLVIALLGGPLRPYLFWVLSWATYAVSSAVPTPGAAGAAEATFYVLHAPFVDAQRLVVATAAWRLLMFYVPALVAVVAFPALGAVERRKAPVTP; from the coding sequence GTGACCGTCACGCTCCCGTCCACCCGCCGGCTCCTCTGGGCCGCAGCCTGGCTGATCCCGCTGGGCGTGCTGCTGAACGTGGGCGTGACGCTGCTCACGACGGACTTCCGCTACCTCCGGGAGGTCGGGAGCGTCTCGCCGCTGGCGGTGGGCGCCACCGTGGCGCTGGCGCTCCTGCCGTGGGCGACCCAGAGCCTCCGGATCGGCATCTGGACGCACTTCGTGGGCCACCCGGTCGGCTTTCGGTCCGGACTGCGGGTGGCAGCGGGCGGGGTGCTGGGCTCGGCGGTCACGCCGACGGCCGTCGGCGGGGGAACCATCCGCTGGGCGCTCGCGACACGCTACGGGCTGCCTCCAGGCAAGGCGGCCTCCCTGCTGGCCGTCGAAGCGGTCGAGGACCTCCTGTTCTTCGCCGTCGCGCTCCCGGCGGCCCTCCTGCTTTCCCAGGCGGACGAGGCGTCGGCCATCCGGCGGCTCGCGACCTCGCCCGCCCAGGCGCTCGACGACCCCGTGTGGGTCGGCCTCGGCGTCACCGCCGCCGGGCTCCTGCTCGTCGGCACGGCCGCACGGCTGGCGGTGCGCGGCCAGTTCGGCGCGACCTGGCGGCGGCGGACCGTCCGCGGAGCCGCGCGGCTCCGGGCCTCGCTCCGCTCCGTGACGACGGACATCCGCTACGTGCTCGGCCTCGTCGCCCGACACGGCAAGCGCCGGTTCGCGCTCTCCCTCTCGCTGACGGCCGTCCAGTGGATCGCACGCTACTCGCTGGCCACGCTCGTGATCGCGCTGCTGGGCGGCCCGCTTCGGCCGTACCTGTTCTGGGTGCTGTCGTGGGCCACCTACGCCGTTTCGTCGGCCGTGCCGACGCCGGGCGCGGCGGGCGCTGCCGAGGCCACGTTCTACGTGCTCCACGCCCCGTTCGTGGACGCCCAGCGGCTGGTGGTGGCGACTGCGGCATGGCGACTGCTCATGTTCTACGTGCCCGCGCTGGTCGCGGTGGTGGCGTTCCCGGCGCTCGGGGCGGTCGAACGCCGGAAGGCGCCCGTCACGCCGTAG
- a CDS encoding YfaP family protein, with product MRALPLLVLLAVLVAGCDLVGGGEPEEEPVEGSFMGLAAAPTDDPDRPYVFTHQSGETMAVELDAADRLHRVALRDRAGLELVVTLGADGMPTTATVGEVVLVYANVRSDLADVVVIMPSGESTVVRDVTVDADAARRVRAFAEARRAGQAPPSVGEVANAAGLGVGIVGCTITVVVGLGSIPVTGPIGATVAGGGALGCAGAVVGVLTEYRNRHGTASAELEGTNAFFNAVGAAGAIGECAGANPVACVEAALGLASGALSRNALTEAQVQQLIDDARALLAGGGGDVQVSLTWNTTADLDLWVTDPAGERIYYGNRTSASGGQLDVDDTSGFGPENIFWPTNGAPAGTYTVQVDHYAGASPSAWRVTTVVAGRTQTFTGSVSTGQTDAVTTFTVGSARTARRLPPRFAPPREDAAK from the coding sequence ATGCGTGCTCTCCCGCTCCTCGTCCTGCTGGCCGTTCTCGTCGCCGGGTGCGACCTCGTGGGAGGCGGCGAGCCCGAGGAGGAACCGGTGGAGGGCTCGTTCATGGGCCTCGCCGCCGCGCCCACGGACGACCCCGACCGGCCCTACGTGTTCACCCATCAGTCCGGCGAGACAATGGCGGTGGAACTGGACGCCGCCGACCGCCTCCACCGGGTCGCCCTGCGCGACCGCGCGGGCCTGGAACTGGTCGTCACCCTCGGCGCCGACGGGATGCCCACGACGGCGACGGTCGGCGAGGTGGTGCTCGTGTACGCCAACGTCCGGTCCGACCTCGCCGACGTGGTCGTGATCATGCCGTCCGGCGAAAGCACGGTCGTCCGGGACGTGACCGTCGATGCGGACGCTGCGCGGCGGGTCCGCGCCTTCGCCGAGGCGCGCCGGGCTGGGCAGGCCCCGCCGTCGGTGGGGGAGGTGGCCAACGCGGCGGGGCTGGGCGTCGGGATCGTCGGGTGCACGATCACGGTCGTCGTCGGGCTCGGGTCGATCCCGGTGACGGGGCCCATTGGAGCCACCGTCGCGGGGGGCGGGGCGCTGGGGTGCGCGGGCGCCGTCGTCGGCGTGCTCACCGAGTACCGCAACCGTCACGGGACGGCCAGTGCCGAACTGGAGGGCACGAACGCGTTCTTCAACGCAGTCGGCGCGGCGGGCGCCATCGGCGAGTGCGCGGGCGCCAACCCGGTCGCGTGCGTCGAGGCCGCGCTCGGGCTCGCCAGCGGCGCCCTCTCCCGCAACGCGCTCACCGAGGCGCAGGTGCAGCAGCTCATCGACGACGCCCGCGCCCTCCTCGCAGGGGGCGGCGGCGACGTGCAGGTCTCGCTCACCTGGAACACGACCGCCGACCTCGACCTCTGGGTCACCGACCCGGCAGGCGAGCGCATCTACTACGGCAACCGCACCTCGGCGTCCGGCGGCCAGCTCGACGTGGACGACACGAGCGGGTTCGGGCCGGAGAACATCTTCTGGCCGACCAACGGGGCGCCCGCAGGCACCTACACCGTCCAGGTCGATCACTACGCCGGTGCCAGCCCTTCGGCGTGGCGCGTCACGACCGTCGTCGCGGGGCGGACGCAGACGTTCACGGGCAGCGTCTCGACCGGCCAGACCGACGCCGTGACCACGTTCACCGTCGGCAGCGCCCGGACGGCGAGGCGGCTTCCACCCCGGTTCGCCCCGCCTCGGGAGGATGCCGCGAAGTGA
- a CDS encoding response regulator transcription factor: protein MSRPPREIQVWLVEDNALLRGGLEAVLDAADGLACPVAVDRVEAAEEALDIGHRPDIVLMDIGLPGIDGIEGARRFRERVPTARVVILTVHEEDENVVAAICAGASGYLLKPTSPDRIIEAVRQVQAGAAPINGFIAGRVLTLLARLASPGPDYGLTPREHDTLELLVAGLTMKEVAARMGVSYHTVDTHVRHVYAKLQVRSRGGAVAKALRERIV from the coding sequence ATGAGCCGCCCGCCCCGAGAGATCCAGGTCTGGCTCGTGGAAGACAATGCGCTCCTTCGCGGTGGTCTGGAAGCCGTCCTCGACGCCGCCGACGGGCTCGCGTGCCCCGTGGCCGTAGACCGGGTCGAAGCCGCCGAGGAGGCGCTGGACATCGGGCACCGGCCGGACATCGTGCTGATGGACATCGGCCTGCCGGGGATCGACGGAATCGAGGGCGCGCGACGGTTCCGCGAGCGCGTGCCGACGGCGCGGGTCGTCATTCTGACCGTGCACGAGGAGGATGAGAACGTGGTCGCGGCCATCTGCGCGGGTGCCTCGGGCTATCTCCTCAAGCCGACCTCGCCCGACCGCATCATCGAGGCGGTCCGCCAGGTGCAGGCGGGCGCGGCGCCCATCAACGGCTTCATCGCCGGGCGCGTGCTGACGCTGCTGGCTCGGCTCGCGTCCCCCGGCCCCGACTACGGCCTGACGCCGCGCGAGCACGACACGCTCGAACTGCTCGTCGCCGGGCTGACGATGAAGGAGGTCGCCGCGCGGATGGGCGTCAGCTACCACACCGTCGACACGCACGTGCGGCACGTGTACGCGAAGCTGCAGGTGCGGTCGCGTGGCGGGGCGGTCGCGAAGGCGCTCCGCGAGCGGATCGTCTGA
- a CDS encoding two-component regulator propeller domain-containing protein, with product MLRALLLLSLLAGSAVAQAPEGWTRLHVGDGLAHNSVYAIHQDREGFLWFGTLDGLDRYDGYAFVTHRHDPADPTSLPHNLVRSLFEDADGTLWIGTQNGVARRRARAPGFERFAVPADRATGDRSVFEIVRDRHGTLWAASAGGLLRLDETAGRFVRALDGVAHGLALRADTLWVLGGDAPEQSRSLVQVDVRRRRVSGRWRVETAYGTPLALDLDGEGRPWITGEGPAAFDGDRVDGGADYTTRVVEALGDGEMWIGGVGSGVRRCAEAGCVDALVDPERPDWIHNYVRAVAEDRTGAVWVGTYGGVYRWDPAQKPFRTFGHRPRDPASLSTPAVSALAEDAEGRIWVGSFDGGLDRLDPVTGRVQRFGVGGPRGPVLWSLWALLVDSRGRLWAGGGSGLAQVDTQTGRARVVPGVAEALGGSVATSLAEDADGRIWVSSFGGLVRVDPATGVVTSFPMTGDGRGPSRDVVNTVRADGGHLWLGQPWGGLDRFDLAAGRFLPVPLADDGDGRLTGEATYDLHPDGDGGVWVATASGLYHARADRILRHLTTADGLPGTVVYSIQPDARNRLWLGTSRGLARFDPATGDVAAYDLADGIGMMEFNRAARLRTRDGRIWLGGAEGVVAFDPDAIRADERAPTVVLVGAEVASRAGSRAVDTRALDRLVLGPAERTLTVTFSALRFADPAATRYRYRLDGLDDGWVEAGTQRQARYTALPPGDYTLRVRAVTPDGVASEHEAVLPVRVTPRVWETGWFRALALLALLGLGVVAYRVRVGQLLAVERLRLRIAGDLHDDLSSDLSGIALATDLLGRRPGLAPADRQRLADVRDAATSMVDALRDIVWAVDPAHDSVEAFGRRVRVVAQRLLEGHAHTLDIDLGAPGGPLPMAVRRELMLILKEALHNVIRHAGAGRVAVTLRREGTRLTLAVADDGLGFDPAVVREGHGLGSLRARAARLGGTLDVVSAPGEGTRVALAVDLARNREARQRRWAVPWAERPPAP from the coding sequence GTGCTCCGCGCCCTCCTGCTCCTCTCTCTGCTGGCCGGGTCTGCCGTCGCGCAGGCGCCCGAGGGCTGGACGCGCCTCCACGTGGGCGACGGGCTGGCTCACAACTCGGTCTACGCCATCCACCAGGACCGCGAGGGGTTCCTGTGGTTCGGCACCCTCGACGGGCTCGACCGCTACGATGGCTACGCGTTCGTCACGCACCGCCACGACCCGGCCGACCCGACATCGCTGCCGCACAACCTCGTCCGGTCCCTGTTCGAGGACGCCGACGGGACCCTGTGGATCGGGACGCAGAACGGAGTGGCGCGGCGCCGGGCGCGGGCGCCGGGCTTCGAGCGGTTCGCCGTCCCCGCCGACCGGGCGACGGGCGACCGGAGCGTGTTCGAGATCGTCCGCGACCGGCACGGGACGCTGTGGGCGGCCTCCGCTGGCGGGTTGCTCCGCCTCGACGAGACTGCGGGCCGGTTCGTCCGCGCGCTCGACGGCGTCGCGCACGGGCTGGCGCTCCGCGCCGACACGCTCTGGGTGCTGGGCGGCGACGCGCCCGAGCAGTCCCGCTCGCTCGTCCAGGTGGATGTCCGCCGCCGCCGCGTCTCGGGACGGTGGCGCGTGGAGACCGCCTACGGCACGCCGCTGGCGCTGGACCTCGACGGCGAGGGCCGCCCGTGGATCACCGGCGAGGGGCCCGCCGCCTTCGACGGCGACCGCGTCGATGGAGGAGCCGACTACACGACTCGCGTCGTGGAAGCGCTGGGCGACGGCGAGATGTGGATCGGCGGCGTCGGCTCGGGGGTCCGGCGCTGCGCCGAGGCGGGGTGTGTGGACGCGCTGGTCGACCCCGAGCGGCCCGACTGGATCCACAACTACGTCCGTGCCGTCGCCGAGGACCGGACGGGCGCGGTCTGGGTGGGGACCTACGGCGGCGTCTACCGCTGGGACCCGGCGCAGAAGCCGTTCCGGACGTTCGGCCACCGGCCGCGCGACCCGGCGTCGCTCTCCACGCCCGCCGTTTCGGCGCTGGCCGAGGACGCCGAGGGCCGCATCTGGGTGGGCTCGTTCGACGGCGGCCTCGACCGGCTGGACCCGGTCACCGGCCGCGTCCAGCGGTTCGGCGTGGGCGGCCCGCGGGGTCCGGTCCTGTGGAGCCTCTGGGCGCTGCTGGTCGACTCGCGCGGGCGGCTCTGGGCCGGCGGCGGGAGCGGACTCGCCCAGGTCGACACTCAGACGGGGCGAGCCCGAGTCGTCCCCGGCGTGGCCGAGGCGCTGGGCGGTTCTGTCGCGACGAGCCTCGCCGAGGACGCCGACGGCCGCATCTGGGTGTCGTCCTTCGGGGGGCTCGTCCGCGTCGACCCGGCCACGGGCGTCGTGACCTCGTTCCCCATGACCGGCGACGGCCGGGGGCCGAGCCGTGACGTGGTCAACACCGTCCGTGCCGACGGAGGCCACCTCTGGCTGGGGCAGCCGTGGGGCGGCCTCGACCGCTTCGACCTCGCCGCAGGCCGGTTCCTGCCCGTTCCCCTGGCGGACGATGGCGATGGGCGGCTCACGGGCGAAGCCACCTACGACCTCCACCCCGACGGCGACGGCGGCGTCTGGGTCGCGACCGCCTCGGGCCTCTACCATGCCCGGGCGGACCGCATTCTCCGCCACCTCACCACCGCCGACGGACTGCCGGGCACGGTCGTCTACAGCATCCAGCCCGACGCCCGGAACCGGCTCTGGCTCGGCACCAGCCGCGGCCTCGCCCGCTTCGACCCCGCCACCGGAGACGTGGCTGCCTACGACCTCGCCGACGGCATCGGGATGATGGAGTTCAACCGTGCGGCTCGCCTGCGGACGCGCGATGGGCGGATCTGGCTCGGCGGGGCCGAGGGAGTCGTGGCCTTCGACCCCGATGCGATCCGTGCCGACGAGCGGGCCCCGACGGTCGTGCTCGTCGGTGCCGAGGTGGCCTCGCGCGCAGGCTCGCGGGCCGTCGACACGCGAGCGCTCGACCGGCTCGTGCTCGGTCCCGCCGAGCGGACGCTCACGGTCACCTTCTCGGCCCTCAGGTTCGCCGACCCTGCTGCGACTCGCTACCGCTACCGCCTCGACGGGCTGGACGACGGGTGGGTGGAGGCGGGCACGCAGCGGCAGGCCCGCTACACGGCGCTCCCGCCGGGCGACTACACGCTCCGCGTGCGGGCCGTGACGCCCGACGGCGTGGCGTCCGAGCACGAGGCCGTTTTGCCCGTCCGCGTGACGCCGCGCGTGTGGGAGACGGGGTGGTTCCGCGCGCTGGCGCTGCTGGCGTTGCTCGGGCTGGGCGTCGTCGCCTACCGCGTCCGTGTGGGACAGTTGCTGGCCGTCGAGCGCCTGCGCCTCCGCATCGCGGGCGATCTCCACGACGACCTCTCGAGCGACCTCTCGGGCATCGCGCTCGCCACAGACCTGCTGGGCCGCCGCCCCGGCCTCGCGCCCGCCGACCGCCAGCGCCTCGCCGACGTGCGCGACGCGGCCACGTCCATGGTCGATGCCCTCCGCGACATCGTGTGGGCCGTCGACCCGGCGCACGACTCCGTAGAGGCGTTCGGACGGCGCGTCCGGGTCGTGGCGCAGCGGCTTCTGGAGGGCCATGCCCACACGCTCGACATCGACCTCGGCGCTCCAGGCGGGCCGCTTCCCATGGCGGTCCGTCGCGAGCTGATGCTCATCCTCAAGGAGGCCCTCCACAACGTCATCCGCCATGCCGGGGCGGGCCGTGTTGCCGTTACTCTTCGCCGGGAGGGGACCCGCCTCACGCTGGCTGTCGCCGACGACGGCCTCGGCTTCGACCCAGCGGTGGTCCGCGAGGGGCATGGGCTGGGCAGCCTCCGCGCCCGCGCCGCTCGCCTCGGGGGTACGCTCGACGTGGTCAGCGCGCCGGGCGAGGGCACCCGCGTGGCGCTCGCCGTCGACCTCGCGAGGAATCGGGAGGCGCGGCAGCGGCGGTGGGCCGTACCGTGGGCCGAACGCCCTCCCGCCCCATGA
- a CDS encoding aldehyde dehydrogenase family protein: MPETFQNYINGQWVDAASGATFESRNPARQSDLIGHFPDSSADDVAAAVDAAKAAFDSWRKMPAPKRGEILKRVGDIMTERKSAIARAMTREMGKPFFETKGDVQEAIDTAYYAMTMGRQLFGHTVPSEMNDKFNMTVRRPIGVCGLITAWNFPVAVPTWKMFPAILSGNTVVFKPSEDAPHSGMLLVQVMHDAGVPPGVVNLVQGAGVTGQAIVDHPDVQAISFTGSSETGAAIASKAAERHARVSLEMGGKNPAIVMEDADIDLAMEGLVWGAFGTTGQRCTATSRLIVHEDVHDELVRRIVEAGENLTLGYGNDDDTEMGPLINQKALDKVTGYMDVAREDGATIATGGERATGEGLDDGFFFKPTVLTGVTRDMRVAREEIFGPVLSVIKIKDFDEAIDIANDVIYGLSSALYTADISRAFRALRDIDAGITYINGPTIGAEAHMSFGGVKATGNGHREGGWEVYDFYTETKTCYIDFSGGLQRAQIDNYDD; this comes from the coding sequence ATGCCCGAGACCTTCCAGAACTACATCAACGGCCAGTGGGTCGACGCCGCCTCCGGCGCCACCTTCGAGAGCCGCAACCCGGCCCGCCAGTCCGACCTGATCGGCCACTTCCCGGACTCGTCCGCCGACGACGTGGCCGCGGCCGTCGACGCCGCCAAGGCCGCCTTCGACTCGTGGCGCAAGATGCCCGCCCCCAAGCGCGGCGAGATCCTCAAGCGCGTCGGCGACATCATGACGGAGCGCAAGAGCGCGATCGCGCGGGCGATGACGCGCGAGATGGGCAAGCCCTTCTTCGAGACCAAGGGCGACGTGCAGGAGGCCATCGACACGGCCTACTACGCCATGACGATGGGCCGCCAGCTCTTCGGCCACACGGTCCCGTCGGAGATGAACGACAAGTTCAACATGACGGTCCGCCGCCCGATCGGCGTGTGCGGCCTGATCACGGCCTGGAACTTCCCGGTCGCCGTGCCGACGTGGAAGATGTTCCCCGCCATCCTGAGCGGCAACACGGTCGTGTTCAAGCCGAGCGAGGACGCGCCCCACTCCGGGATGCTGCTCGTCCAGGTGATGCACGACGCAGGCGTGCCCCCGGGCGTCGTCAACTTGGTGCAGGGCGCGGGCGTGACGGGCCAGGCCATCGTGGACCATCCCGACGTGCAGGCGATCTCGTTCACGGGCTCCTCGGAGACCGGCGCGGCCATCGCCTCGAAGGCGGCCGAGCGCCACGCGCGCGTCTCGCTGGAGATGGGCGGCAAGAACCCGGCGATCGTGATGGAGGACGCCGACATCGACCTCGCCATGGAGGGCCTCGTCTGGGGCGCCTTCGGCACGACCGGTCAGCGTTGCACGGCGACCTCGCGCCTGATCGTCCACGAGGACGTGCACGACGAGCTGGTCCGCCGCATCGTCGAGGCGGGCGAGAACCTGACGCTCGGCTACGGCAACGACGACGATACCGAGATGGGGCCGCTCATCAACCAGAAGGCGCTCGACAAGGTGACCGGCTACATGGACGTCGCCCGCGAGGACGGCGCCACCATCGCGACCGGCGGCGAGCGCGCCACGGGCGAGGGACTCGACGACGGCTTCTTCTTCAAGCCGACGGTCCTGACCGGCGTGACCCGCGACATGCGGGTCGCCCGCGAGGAGATCTTCGGGCCGGTCCTGTCGGTCATCAAGATCAAGGACTTCGACGAGGCCATCGACATCGCCAACGACGTGATCTACGGGTTGTCGTCGGCGCTCTACACGGCCGACATCAGCCGCGCCTTCCGGGCGCTCCGCGATATCGACGCGGGCATCACGTACATCAACGGGCCAACCATCGGCGCGGAGGCGCACATGAGCTTCGGCGGCGTCAAGGCGACCGGCAACGGCCACCGCGAGGGCGGCTGGGAGGTCTACGACTTCTACACCGAGACCAAGACCTGCTACATCGACTTCTCGGGTGGGCTCCAGCGCGCCCAGATCGACAACTACGACGACTAG
- a CDS encoding exopolysaccharide biosynthesis polyprenyl glycosylphosphotransferase translates to METVLHTPDRPFSRYRELARAYTGDHTRRRVINGLTVAYGEALALAVALLIAGFVRQLVVGEFGSEVGYGWAVVPLYLAVSAMAGLLPGWGLGAVEELRRVVWVLAGVFAVTVVGLWLATDSGVGPTASRLALGAAGILSLAFVPMARWSIKSMLVKSDQWGVPAVVYGAGPAGARIVRQLQEERGIGYTPVAVFSDDEAMWGEYLDTIPVVGDSSRVAPEAAVAFLALPDDHPDHQIALLEGPLSCYQTVVIIPNLFEAPSLWVTPRDIAGVLGLELKSTLTRRAPRFMKRAADLAVVVGLAPLWMPLVGLLALWVWASDRANPFYAQERIGEDGETFPAWKLRTMVPDAEGVLQAALAADPALKAEWEEHFKLERDPRITAPGRLLRRTSLDELPQLWNVLMGDMSLVGPRPLPAYHYEELSERVRALRERVRPGITGLWQVSGRSDAGNLGMERWDPYYVRNWSPWLDAVILVRTVRVVMKGSGAY, encoded by the coding sequence ATGGAAACCGTTCTCCACACGCCCGACCGTCCGTTCTCGCGGTACCGTGAGCTGGCCCGTGCCTACACCGGAGACCACACCCGTCGCCGCGTCATCAACGGACTCACGGTGGCCTATGGCGAGGCGCTCGCGCTGGCCGTCGCGCTGCTGATCGCCGGGTTCGTGCGGCAACTGGTGGTCGGCGAGTTCGGGTCGGAGGTCGGGTACGGGTGGGCGGTGGTGCCGCTGTATCTGGCCGTCTCCGCGATGGCAGGGCTGCTGCCCGGCTGGGGGCTCGGGGCGGTCGAGGAGCTTCGGCGCGTCGTGTGGGTGCTCGCGGGCGTGTTCGCGGTCACCGTGGTCGGCCTCTGGCTGGCGACCGACTCAGGCGTCGGCCCGACGGCGAGCCGCCTCGCGCTGGGTGCTGCGGGCATCCTATCGCTCGCGTTCGTGCCGATGGCCCGGTGGAGCATCAAGAGCATGCTCGTGAAGAGCGACCAGTGGGGCGTCCCGGCCGTCGTGTACGGAGCGGGCCCGGCGGGCGCGCGGATCGTCCGCCAACTACAGGAGGAGCGGGGCATCGGCTACACGCCGGTCGCCGTCTTCAGCGACGACGAGGCGATGTGGGGCGAGTACCTCGACACCATCCCGGTCGTCGGCGACTCGTCGCGCGTGGCACCCGAGGCGGCCGTCGCCTTCCTGGCCCTGCCCGACGACCACCCGGACCACCAGATCGCGCTCCTCGAAGGGCCGCTGTCGTGCTACCAGACGGTCGTCATCATCCCCAACCTGTTCGAGGCGCCGAGCCTGTGGGTCACGCCGCGTGACATCGCGGGCGTCCTCGGCCTGGAGCTCAAGTCGACGCTGACGCGCCGCGCGCCACGGTTCATGAAGCGGGCCGCCGACCTCGCCGTGGTCGTCGGGCTGGCGCCGCTCTGGATGCCGCTCGTGGGCCTGCTCGCGCTCTGGGTCTGGGCGTCCGACCGCGCCAATCCGTTCTACGCGCAGGAGCGCATCGGGGAGGACGGCGAGACCTTCCCCGCCTGGAAGCTCCGCACGATGGTGCCCGACGCCGAGGGCGTGCTCCAGGCTGCCCTCGCCGCCGACCCCGCCCTCAAGGCCGAGTGGGAGGAGCACTTCAAGCTGGAGCGCGACCCGCGCATCACCGCCCCCGGCCGCCTCCTCCGCCGGACGAGCCTCGACGAACTGCCTCAGCTCTGGAACGTCCTCATGGGCGACATGAGCCTCGTCGGTCCGCGGCCGCTCCCGGCGTACCACTACGAGGAACTGAGCGAGCGCGTCCGCGCACTGCGGGAGCGCGTCCGCCCCGGCATCACGGGGCTGTGGCAGGTCTCCGGGCGGAGCGACGCGGGCAACCTCGGAATGGAGCGCTGGGACCCGTACTACGTCCGCAACTGGTCGCCGTGGCTGGACGCCGTCATCCTGGTGCGGACCGTCCGCGTGGTGATGAAGGGGTCGGGGGCGTACTGA